In Syngnathus scovelli strain Florida chromosome 11, RoL_Ssco_1.2, whole genome shotgun sequence, one DNA window encodes the following:
- the LOC125977304 gene encoding dedicator of cytokinesis protein 3 isoform X12 → MAHVMSELMELRKQLVTARLADRDKRDIKRHVATRLDWGNEHLGLDLVPRKDFETVDEDKVSVSDLYKIHLGSRNDVRHGSQRHDSVQPCRAPVVHHLLLNMKTSTCNSIGEDSDIFFWLYDSREAKSISEKFMVRLNKNGEPKKSREVDGLCALFTDLSNEDLKRDLYIVSQVIRSGRMLLNEHRKGLRHGQYRRPYGCAVLAMSNILQTIAELKEEKDFVLKVYMCNNESEWYQIHENIIRKCSSKYSAPANNSGLVISLQLLHGDVEALRRENKWLSRASVTHKLGFPDVMVPGDVRNDFYLTLERGDFERGGKSVQKNIEVTVSVLLDDGELVQDCIGKACGQPNRTQHRSVVLYHNNSPRWNEAVKLGVPLDRFQGTHLRFDFRHCSTKDKGEKKLFAFSFTPLMREDGSTLSDQSHQLYVYKVATRILSFVCSQLSLLSRPQCDESGDLRQPGLYLVLPCCQDGSSPGLPAASAFQRSARETFWISTQLSSTKLTQNANLLALLKWKAHPDRVGNILGRLRHVTGEEIVKFLQDILDTLFAILDDDAHKYGPLVFQSLVFVINLLGDSKYFHFRAVMDTYIHKHFAGALAYKELIRCLRWVMESLPEAVWQDHTQDVMRALEYLFKFIIQSRSLYSGATCGMEEEQFRSSFQELFESIHFVLGLDWPTCESLIMIQVAALRSFTAIFDELLHIFSVQEVAEFVRSTLASFPSVLATVGHSMDVVRLQSITRTVDSSLFALPESRRILLPLVLHHIHLHLRHQKELPTCSGILTSLFSIIKASSLDASVQEEVELMVESLLDVLLQTLLSIMSSGQSQEAGEFVSCLLSLLRHMTDVHFQHLMENFQSKEVLKEFMMKIWCVLRNLMKLSIFPRDWTVMRLLSSHIILRTVQRLAPYQLENFVGDDFDFKVWSAYFSLAVLYINQPSLQLESMSAAKRKKIFDKYGDMRVTMAYELFSMWQNLSENKRHLIPGMIGPFLGVTLVPQAEIRNIMVPIFHDMMDWEQRKEGSLKQVEAELIDKLDALVSEGKGDDDYRELLSLLTLLLEPYPSLLEKIEQQTWRETGTSLVTSVTRLMERLLDYRDGMRGDETESKSTGCTVNLLTFYKSELNKEEMYIRYIHKLCDLHVGAGNYTEAAFTLLLYWELLHWDERPTKELLRYPSQSEWQRKEALSRKLIHYFAKGKCWEFGIPLCRELAFQYESLYDYQSLSWIRVSMTKPFHTPVASVMSPHNSERTARALISSAVISLAAQKLEAAYFDDIMEQQRLEPKFFRVGFYGRMFPFFLRNKEFVCRGHDYERLEAFQQRMLAEFPQAIAVRHPNQPDEAILQSNSQYLQIYAVTPVPEAAGILRSHRVPDRIKSFYRVNNVHRFRHDRPFHKGPKDPDNEFKSLWIERTTLVLAHPLPGISPWFEVEEQELVEVSPLENAVSVVENKNQELRSLISRYHLMRPHGVDNVAGDDVNLLSMTLNGVVDAAVNGGIARYQEAFFGEDYIGSHPQDGDKISQLKDLMQEQLEVLGAGLAVHGRLVHPEMRPLHKKLMDRFQVIRSSLCRAPCAASQANTAGGIAGPEGFTVHRHSEAANGGNVPIPADGQDLDGIQRVFLQQLMSPAWKPCSDPYLSSSDKVVTVVASSWSLDCVTRKVIPVLSAHVGAAPPVPPRNTQAHASCLSVTPPLSPPPVDDAFHHQLGDLLLLSLCAPEQSYSASHFSHQPLLLIPSGMH, encoded by the exons ATGGCTCACGTAATGTCGGAATTGATGGAGCTGAGGAAGCAGCTGGTGACAGCGCGGCTGGCGGACCGAGACAAACGAGACATCAAACGCCACGTGGCCACCAGACTGGACTGGGGAAATGA ACATTTGGGGTTGGACTTGGTGCCAAGAAAAGACTTTGAGACGGTGGATGAAGATAAGGTCAGCGTCTCGGATCTTTACAAGATA CATCTCGGCAGCAGAAACGACGTTCGGCACGGCTCGCAG AGGCACGACAGCGTCCAGCCGTGTAGAGCTCCAGTCGTGCACCACTTGCTGCTCAACATGAAGACTTCCACCTGTAACAGCATCGGAGAAGACAGCGACATCTTCTTCTGGCTCTACGACTCGAGGGAGGCCAAAAGCATcag TGAAAAGTTCATGGTCAGACTCAACAAAAACGGAGAACCCAAAAAGTCCCGTGAGGTGGACGGGCTGTGCGCTCTTTTCACT GACTTGAGCAACGAAGATCTGAAGAGAGATCTCTACATTGTCTCACAGGTGATCCGCTCAG GGAGAATGCTGCTGAACGAGCACAGAAAAGGGCTCCGGCATGGTCAATACCGCCGCCCGTATGGCTGCGCTGTTCTAGCCATGAGCAACATCCTGCAAACCATCGCTGAGCTCAAAGAGGAAAAAGACTTTGTACTCAAAGTGTACAT GTGCAACAACGAGAGCGAATGGTACCAAATCCACGAGAACATCATTCGCAAGTGCAGTAGCAAATACTCTGCGCCGGCAAACAACTCTG GCCTAGTCATCTCATTGCAGCTGTTGCATGGCGACGTGGAGGCGCTGCGGCGTGAAAACAAATGGCTGTCGCGGGCGAGCGTGACGCACAAGCTCGGCTTCCCCGACGTCATGGTGCCAG GCGACGTGCGCAATGACTTCTACTTGACACTGGAGCGGGGCGACTTTGAGCGAGGAGGAAAAAGCGTCCAGAAGAACATCGAAGTCACTGTCTCCGTACTCTTGGACGATGGGGAACTCGTACAG GACTGCATCGGCAAGGCTTGCGGTCAGCCCAACAGGACGCAGCATCGCTCTGTGGTGCTCTACCACAACAACAGCCCGCGATGGAATGAGGCAGTCAAGCTTGGCGTCCCTCTCGACAGATTCCAAGGCACTCACCTCCGCTTCGACTTCCGACATTGCTCTA CCAAGGACAAAGGAGAGAAGAAACTCTTTGCTTTTTCCTTCACGCCGTTGATGAGGGAAGATGGGTCCACGCTGTCCGATCAGAGCCACCAACTCTATGTTTACAAGGTGGCCACTCGAattttgtcttttgtttgttCCCAGTTATCTCTTCTTTCTCGCCCTCAGTGCGACGAGAGCGGCGACTTGCGTCAACCCGGCCTCTATCTGGTCCTACCCTGCTGCCAAGACGGCTCCAGCCCGGGCCTTCCCGCCGCTTCGGCCTTTCAGCGTAGCGCCAGAGAAACTTTCTGGATCTCCACCCAGCTCTCGTCCACCAAGCTCACCCAGAACG CCAACCTGCTGGCTCTGCTCAAGTGGAAAGCTCATCCTGACCGAGTGGGCAACATCCTGGGTCGTCTGCGGCACGTCACTGGAGAGGAAATTGTCAAG TTTCTTCAAGACATCCTGGACACGCTATTTGCCATCCTGGATGACGACGCCCACAAATATGGCCCCTTGGTCTTTCAGTCTCTG GTTTTCGTCATCAATTTACTGGGGGACAGCAAATATTTCCATTTCCGAGCGGTCATGGACACATACATTCACAAACACTTTGCTGGCGCTTTGGCCTACAA GGAGCTGATCCGGTGCCTTAGGTGGGTGATGGAGAGCTTGCCTGAGGCGGTGTGGCAAGATCACACACAAGACGTAATGCGG GCACTGGAGTATCTGTTCAAGTTCATCATTCAGTCTCGGAGTCTTTATTCTGGCGCCACCTGCGGGATGGAGGAGGAACAATTTCGGAGCAGCTTTCAGGAACTCTTTGAGTCCATTCACTTTGTTCTCGGTCTGGACTGGCCCACCTGTGAGAGCCTCATCATGATTCAG GTGGCCGCATTGCGCTCCTTTACAGCTATCTTTGATGAGCTGCTGCACATATTTTCAGTGCAAGAAGTGGCAGAATTTGTGCGCAGTACTTTGGCAAGTTTTCCATCCGTGCTTGCCACTGTGGGACATTCCATGGATGTCGTCAGGTTACAGTCCATCACTCGTACTGTGGACAGCAGCCTGTTTGCTTTACCAG AGTCTCGAAGGATCCTACTCCCTTTGGTTCTTCATCACATTCATCTCCACCTCAGGCATCAGAAAGAGCTGCCAACGTGTTCTGGAATCCTCACTTCTCTTTTCTCAATCATCAAAGCCAGCTCGTTG GATGCATCCGTACAGGAGGAGGTGGAGCTGATGGTGGAGTCTTTGTTGGACGTTCTGCTGCAGACCTTGCTGTCAATCATGAGCAGCGGCCAATCGCAGGAGGCG GGGGAGTTTGTGTCCTGCCTTTTGTCCCTCCTCCGTCACATGACTGACGTCCACTTCCAACACCTGATGGAGAACTTTCAGAGCAAAGAGGTACTCAAG GAGTTCATGATGAAAATTTGGTGCGTGCTCCGAAACTTGATGAAGCTGAGTATTTTTCCGCGGGATTGGACTGTGATGAGGCTCCTCAGCAGCCA CATCATCCTGCGCACGGTGCAGCGTCTGGCACCCTATCAGCTAGAAAACTTTGTCGGAGACGACTTTGACTTCAAG GTGTGGAGCGCCTACTTCAGTCTAGCAGTTTTGTACATCAACCAGCCCAGCTTGCAGCTGGAGAGCATGAGTGCAGCTAAGAGGAAGAAGATCTTTGACAA GTACGGGGACATGAGGGTGACAATGGCATATGAACTCTTCAGCATGTGGCAGAACCTGA GTGAAAACAAGAGACACTTGATTCCTGGGATGATCGGTCCCTTCCTGGGCGTCACTCTGGTGCCTCAGGCAGAGATCCGCAATATCATGGTCCCCATCTTCCACGACATGATGGACTGGGAGCAGCGCAAAGAGGGCAGCTTGAAACAG GTGGAGGCCGAGCTGATTGACAAGCTGGATGCTTTGGTTTCCGAAGGCAAAGGCGACGATGACTACAGAGAACTCCTCAGTTTGCT AACTCTTCTGTTGGAGCCATACCCCAG TCTGTTGGAGAAGATTGAGCAGCAAACTTGGAGAGAGACGGGCACCTCATTGGTTACGTCAGTCACTCGCCTGATGGAACGTCTTTTGGACTACAG GGATGGCATGAGAGGAGATGAGACAGAGAGCAAGAGCACAGGGTGCACCGTCAATCTCTTG ACCTTCTACAAATCGGAGCTCAACAAGGAGGAAATGTATATCCGCTACATCCACAAACTGTGCGACTTGCATGTGGGGGCGGGCAACTACACTG AGGCAGCTTTCACGCTTTTGTTGTACTGGGAGTTGCTGCACTGGGACGAGCGGCCAACAAAAGAGCTTCTGCGTTATCCCTCTCAGTCTGAGTGGCAGCGCAAGGAAGCGCTTTCCCGCAAGCTCATCCACTATTTTGCCAAGGGGAAG TGTTGGGAGTTTGGCATCCCCCTGTGCAGGGAACTGGCTTTCCAGTATGAATCCTTGTACGACTATCAGAGTCTCAGCTGGATTCGGGTCAGTATGACAAAGCCCTTCCACACGCCGGTCGCTTCCGTAATGTCGCCACACAATTCCGAGAGAACGGCTCGCGCTCTCATCTCGTCTGCTGTGATTTCTTTGGCTGCACAGAAATTGGAGGCGGCCTACTTTGATGACATCATGGAGCAACAACGTTTAGAACCCAAATTCTTCAGGGTGGGATTCTACGGCAGGATGTTCCCCTTCTTCCTCAGG AACAAAGAGTTTGTGTGCCGCGGTCACGACTATGAACGTCTGGAGGCCTTTCAGCAGAGGATGCTGGCAGAGTTCCCGCAAGCCATCGCCGTGCGGCACCCCAACCAGCCCGATGAAGCCATTCTGCAGTCCAACTCTCAGT ACCTTCAGATTTACGCCGTCACACCAGTTCCTGAAGCTGCCGGCATCCTCCGGTCACACCGAGTCCCTGACCGAATCAAGAGTTTTTACCGGGTTAACAATGTTCACCGTTTCCGGCATGACCGACCATTCCATAAAGGACCCAAAGATCCAGATAATGAGTTCAAG AGTCTTTGGATCGAGCGGACAACTCTGGTCCTGGCTCACCCCTTGCCTGGAATTTCACCCTGGTTTGAGGTGGAGGAGCAAGAGCTG GTGGAGGTGAGTCCGCTGGAAAATGCTGTCAGTGTGGTGGAGAACAAGAACCAGGAGCTGCGTTCGCTCATCAGCCGCTATCACCTCATGCGGCCGCACGGTGTCGACAATGTTGCCGGTGACGATGTCAACCTGCTCAGCATGACGCTCAATGGCGTGGTGGACGCTGCTGTCAACGGCGGCATCGCTCGTTACCAGGAG GCTTTCTTCGGCGAGGATTATATCGGCAGCCACCCTCAGGATGGTGACAAAATCTCACAGCTGAAAGATTTGATGCAGGAGCAG CTTGAGGTGCTGGGAGCTGGCCTGGCCGTGCACGGCAGACTGGTGCATCCTGAAATGCGGCCGCTGCACAAGAAGCTGATGGATCGGTTCCAGGTGATCAGAAGCAGCCTCTGCCGG GCGCCGTGCGCTGCAAGCCAAGCCAACACTGCTGGAGGAATTGCGGGTCCCGAGGGCTTCACGGTGCACCGACACAG TGAGGCGGCAAATGGTGGAAATGTGCCCATTCCGGCCGATGGCCAAGACCTCGACGGCATTCAG AGAGTGTTCCTTCAACAGCTGATGAGTCCGGCTTGGAAACCCTGCAGTGACCCCTACCTGTCCTCCTCTGACAAAG TTGTGACCGTGGTGGCTAGCAGTTGGAGTTTGGACTGCGTGACCAGAAAAGTCATCCCTGTTCTGTCTGCCCACGTTGGCGCCGCACCTCCCGTTCCCCCACGGAATACGCAAGCGCACG CCTCTTGCCTCTCCGTCACACCCCCCCTGTCGCCCCCACCTGTCGACGATGCTTTCCACCACCAATTAGGTGACCTCCTCCTACTCTCGCTGTGTGCTCCCGAGCAAAGTTACTCTGCTTCCCATTTCTCCCACCAAcccctcctcctcatccccTCTGGGATGCATTGA
- the LOC125977304 gene encoding dedicator of cytokinesis protein 3 isoform X15: MKTSTCNSIGEDSDIFFWLYDSREAKSISEKFMVRLNKNGEPKKSREVDGLCALFTDLSNEDLKRDLYIVSQVIRSGRMLLNEHRKGLRHGQYRRPYGCAVLAMSNILQTIAELKEEKDFVLKVYMCNNESEWYQIHENIIRKCSSKYSAPANNSGLVISLQLLHGDVEALRRENKWLSRASVTHKLGFPDVMVPGDVRNDFYLTLERGDFERGGKSVQKNIEVTVSVLLDDGELVQDCIGKACGQPNRTQHRSVVLYHNNSPRWNEAVKLGVPLDRFQGTHLRFDFRHCSTKDKGEKKLFAFSFTPLMREDGSTLSDQSHQLYVYKVATRILSFVCSQLSLLSRPQCDESGDLRQPGLYLVLPCCQDGSSPGLPAASAFQRSARETFWISTQLSSTKLTQNANLLALLKWKAHPDRVGNILGRLRHVTGEEIVKFLQDILDTLFAILDDDAHKYGPLVFQSLVFVINLLGDSKYFHFRAVMDTYIHKHFAGALAYKELIRCLRWVMESLPEAVWQDHTQDVMRALEYLFKFIIQSRSLYSGATCGMEEEQFRSSFQELFESIHFVLGLDWPTCESLIMIQVAALRSFTAIFDELLHIFSVQEVAEFVRSTLASFPSVLATVGHSMDVVRLQSITRTVDSSLFALPESRRILLPLVLHHIHLHLRHQKELPTCSGILTSLFSIIKASSLDASVQEEVELMVESLLDVLLQTLLSIMSSGQSQEAGEFVSCLLSLLRHMTDVHFQHLMENFQSKEVLKEFMMKIWCVLRNLMKLSIFPRDWTVMRLLSSHIILRTVQRLAPYQLENFVGDDFDFKVWSAYFSLAVLYINQPSLQLESMSAAKRKKIFDKYGDMRVTMAYELFSMWQNLSENKRHLIPGMIGPFLGVTLVPQAEIRNIMVPIFHDMMDWEQRKEGSLKQVEAELIDKLDALVSEGKGDDDYRELLSLLTLLLEPYPSLLEKIEQQTWRETGTSLVTSVTRLMERLLDYRDGMRGDETESKSTGCTVNLLTFYKSELNKEEMYIRYIHKLCDLHVGAGNYTEAAFTLLLYWELLHWDERPTKELLRYPSQSEWQRKEALSRKLIHYFAKGKCWEFGIPLCRELAFQYESLYDYQSLSWIRVSMTKPFHTPVASVMSPHNSERTARALISSAVISLAAQKLEAAYFDDIMEQQRLEPKFFRVGFYGRMFPFFLRNKEFVCRGHDYERLEAFQQRMLAEFPQAIAVRHPNQPDEAILQSNSQYLQIYAVTPVPEAAGILRSHRVPDRIKSFYRVNNVHRFRHDRPFHKGPKDPDNEFKSLWIERTTLVLAHPLPGISPWFEVEEQELVEVSPLENAVSVVENKNQELRSLISRYHLMRPHGVDNVAGDDVNLLSMTLNGVVDAAVNGGIARYQEAFFGEDYIGSHPQDGDKISQLKDLMQEQLEVLGAGLAVHGRLVHPEMRPLHKKLMDRFQVIRSSLCRAPCAASQANTAGGIAGPEGFTVHRHSEAANGGNVPIPADGQDLDGIQRVFLQQLMSPAWKPCSDPYLSSSDKVVTVVASSWSLDCVTRKVIPVLSAHVGAAPPVPPRNTQAHASCLSVTPPLSPPPVDDAFHHQLGDLLLLSLCAPEQSYSASHFSHQPLLLIPSGMH; encoded by the exons ATGAAGACTTCCACCTGTAACAGCATCGGAGAAGACAGCGACATCTTCTTCTGGCTCTACGACTCGAGGGAGGCCAAAAGCATcag TGAAAAGTTCATGGTCAGACTCAACAAAAACGGAGAACCCAAAAAGTCCCGTGAGGTGGACGGGCTGTGCGCTCTTTTCACT GACTTGAGCAACGAAGATCTGAAGAGAGATCTCTACATTGTCTCACAGGTGATCCGCTCAG GGAGAATGCTGCTGAACGAGCACAGAAAAGGGCTCCGGCATGGTCAATACCGCCGCCCGTATGGCTGCGCTGTTCTAGCCATGAGCAACATCCTGCAAACCATCGCTGAGCTCAAAGAGGAAAAAGACTTTGTACTCAAAGTGTACAT GTGCAACAACGAGAGCGAATGGTACCAAATCCACGAGAACATCATTCGCAAGTGCAGTAGCAAATACTCTGCGCCGGCAAACAACTCTG GCCTAGTCATCTCATTGCAGCTGTTGCATGGCGACGTGGAGGCGCTGCGGCGTGAAAACAAATGGCTGTCGCGGGCGAGCGTGACGCACAAGCTCGGCTTCCCCGACGTCATGGTGCCAG GCGACGTGCGCAATGACTTCTACTTGACACTGGAGCGGGGCGACTTTGAGCGAGGAGGAAAAAGCGTCCAGAAGAACATCGAAGTCACTGTCTCCGTACTCTTGGACGATGGGGAACTCGTACAG GACTGCATCGGCAAGGCTTGCGGTCAGCCCAACAGGACGCAGCATCGCTCTGTGGTGCTCTACCACAACAACAGCCCGCGATGGAATGAGGCAGTCAAGCTTGGCGTCCCTCTCGACAGATTCCAAGGCACTCACCTCCGCTTCGACTTCCGACATTGCTCTA CCAAGGACAAAGGAGAGAAGAAACTCTTTGCTTTTTCCTTCACGCCGTTGATGAGGGAAGATGGGTCCACGCTGTCCGATCAGAGCCACCAACTCTATGTTTACAAGGTGGCCACTCGAattttgtcttttgtttgttCCCAGTTATCTCTTCTTTCTCGCCCTCAGTGCGACGAGAGCGGCGACTTGCGTCAACCCGGCCTCTATCTGGTCCTACCCTGCTGCCAAGACGGCTCCAGCCCGGGCCTTCCCGCCGCTTCGGCCTTTCAGCGTAGCGCCAGAGAAACTTTCTGGATCTCCACCCAGCTCTCGTCCACCAAGCTCACCCAGAACG CCAACCTGCTGGCTCTGCTCAAGTGGAAAGCTCATCCTGACCGAGTGGGCAACATCCTGGGTCGTCTGCGGCACGTCACTGGAGAGGAAATTGTCAAG TTTCTTCAAGACATCCTGGACACGCTATTTGCCATCCTGGATGACGACGCCCACAAATATGGCCCCTTGGTCTTTCAGTCTCTG GTTTTCGTCATCAATTTACTGGGGGACAGCAAATATTTCCATTTCCGAGCGGTCATGGACACATACATTCACAAACACTTTGCTGGCGCTTTGGCCTACAA GGAGCTGATCCGGTGCCTTAGGTGGGTGATGGAGAGCTTGCCTGAGGCGGTGTGGCAAGATCACACACAAGACGTAATGCGG GCACTGGAGTATCTGTTCAAGTTCATCATTCAGTCTCGGAGTCTTTATTCTGGCGCCACCTGCGGGATGGAGGAGGAACAATTTCGGAGCAGCTTTCAGGAACTCTTTGAGTCCATTCACTTTGTTCTCGGTCTGGACTGGCCCACCTGTGAGAGCCTCATCATGATTCAG GTGGCCGCATTGCGCTCCTTTACAGCTATCTTTGATGAGCTGCTGCACATATTTTCAGTGCAAGAAGTGGCAGAATTTGTGCGCAGTACTTTGGCAAGTTTTCCATCCGTGCTTGCCACTGTGGGACATTCCATGGATGTCGTCAGGTTACAGTCCATCACTCGTACTGTGGACAGCAGCCTGTTTGCTTTACCAG AGTCTCGAAGGATCCTACTCCCTTTGGTTCTTCATCACATTCATCTCCACCTCAGGCATCAGAAAGAGCTGCCAACGTGTTCTGGAATCCTCACTTCTCTTTTCTCAATCATCAAAGCCAGCTCGTTG GATGCATCCGTACAGGAGGAGGTGGAGCTGATGGTGGAGTCTTTGTTGGACGTTCTGCTGCAGACCTTGCTGTCAATCATGAGCAGCGGCCAATCGCAGGAGGCG GGGGAGTTTGTGTCCTGCCTTTTGTCCCTCCTCCGTCACATGACTGACGTCCACTTCCAACACCTGATGGAGAACTTTCAGAGCAAAGAGGTACTCAAG GAGTTCATGATGAAAATTTGGTGCGTGCTCCGAAACTTGATGAAGCTGAGTATTTTTCCGCGGGATTGGACTGTGATGAGGCTCCTCAGCAGCCA CATCATCCTGCGCACGGTGCAGCGTCTGGCACCCTATCAGCTAGAAAACTTTGTCGGAGACGACTTTGACTTCAAG GTGTGGAGCGCCTACTTCAGTCTAGCAGTTTTGTACATCAACCAGCCCAGCTTGCAGCTGGAGAGCATGAGTGCAGCTAAGAGGAAGAAGATCTTTGACAA GTACGGGGACATGAGGGTGACAATGGCATATGAACTCTTCAGCATGTGGCAGAACCTGA GTGAAAACAAGAGACACTTGATTCCTGGGATGATCGGTCCCTTCCTGGGCGTCACTCTGGTGCCTCAGGCAGAGATCCGCAATATCATGGTCCCCATCTTCCACGACATGATGGACTGGGAGCAGCGCAAAGAGGGCAGCTTGAAACAG GTGGAGGCCGAGCTGATTGACAAGCTGGATGCTTTGGTTTCCGAAGGCAAAGGCGACGATGACTACAGAGAACTCCTCAGTTTGCT AACTCTTCTGTTGGAGCCATACCCCAG TCTGTTGGAGAAGATTGAGCAGCAAACTTGGAGAGAGACGGGCACCTCATTGGTTACGTCAGTCACTCGCCTGATGGAACGTCTTTTGGACTACAG GGATGGCATGAGAGGAGATGAGACAGAGAGCAAGAGCACAGGGTGCACCGTCAATCTCTTG ACCTTCTACAAATCGGAGCTCAACAAGGAGGAAATGTATATCCGCTACATCCACAAACTGTGCGACTTGCATGTGGGGGCGGGCAACTACACTG AGGCAGCTTTCACGCTTTTGTTGTACTGGGAGTTGCTGCACTGGGACGAGCGGCCAACAAAAGAGCTTCTGCGTTATCCCTCTCAGTCTGAGTGGCAGCGCAAGGAAGCGCTTTCCCGCAAGCTCATCCACTATTTTGCCAAGGGGAAG TGTTGGGAGTTTGGCATCCCCCTGTGCAGGGAACTGGCTTTCCAGTATGAATCCTTGTACGACTATCAGAGTCTCAGCTGGATTCGGGTCAGTATGACAAAGCCCTTCCACACGCCGGTCGCTTCCGTAATGTCGCCACACAATTCCGAGAGAACGGCTCGCGCTCTCATCTCGTCTGCTGTGATTTCTTTGGCTGCACAGAAATTGGAGGCGGCCTACTTTGATGACATCATGGAGCAACAACGTTTAGAACCCAAATTCTTCAGGGTGGGATTCTACGGCAGGATGTTCCCCTTCTTCCTCAGG AACAAAGAGTTTGTGTGCCGCGGTCACGACTATGAACGTCTGGAGGCCTTTCAGCAGAGGATGCTGGCAGAGTTCCCGCAAGCCATCGCCGTGCGGCACCCCAACCAGCCCGATGAAGCCATTCTGCAGTCCAACTCTCAGT ACCTTCAGATTTACGCCGTCACACCAGTTCCTGAAGCTGCCGGCATCCTCCGGTCACACCGAGTCCCTGACCGAATCAAGAGTTTTTACCGGGTTAACAATGTTCACCGTTTCCGGCATGACCGACCATTCCATAAAGGACCCAAAGATCCAGATAATGAGTTCAAG AGTCTTTGGATCGAGCGGACAACTCTGGTCCTGGCTCACCCCTTGCCTGGAATTTCACCCTGGTTTGAGGTGGAGGAGCAAGAGCTG GTGGAGGTGAGTCCGCTGGAAAATGCTGTCAGTGTGGTGGAGAACAAGAACCAGGAGCTGCGTTCGCTCATCAGCCGCTATCACCTCATGCGGCCGCACGGTGTCGACAATGTTGCCGGTGACGATGTCAACCTGCTCAGCATGACGCTCAATGGCGTGGTGGACGCTGCTGTCAACGGCGGCATCGCTCGTTACCAGGAG GCTTTCTTCGGCGAGGATTATATCGGCAGCCACCCTCAGGATGGTGACAAAATCTCACAGCTGAAAGATTTGATGCAGGAGCAG CTTGAGGTGCTGGGAGCTGGCCTGGCCGTGCACGGCAGACTGGTGCATCCTGAAATGCGGCCGCTGCACAAGAAGCTGATGGATCGGTTCCAGGTGATCAGAAGCAGCCTCTGCCGG GCGCCGTGCGCTGCAAGCCAAGCCAACACTGCTGGAGGAATTGCGGGTCCCGAGGGCTTCACGGTGCACCGACACAG TGAGGCGGCAAATGGTGGAAATGTGCCCATTCCGGCCGATGGCCAAGACCTCGACGGCATTCAG AGAGTGTTCCTTCAACAGCTGATGAGTCCGGCTTGGAAACCCTGCAGTGACCCCTACCTGTCCTCCTCTGACAAAG TTGTGACCGTGGTGGCTAGCAGTTGGAGTTTGGACTGCGTGACCAGAAAAGTCATCCCTGTTCTGTCTGCCCACGTTGGCGCCGCACCTCCCGTTCCCCCACGGAATACGCAAGCGCACG CCTCTTGCCTCTCCGTCACACCCCCCCTGTCGCCCCCACCTGTCGACGATGCTTTCCACCACCAATTAGGTGACCTCCTCCTACTCTCGCTGTGTGCTCCCGAGCAAAGTTACTCTGCTTCCCATTTCTCCCACCAAcccctcctcctcatccccTCTGGGATGCATTGA